Proteins encoded together in one Chryseobacterium sp. G0201 window:
- the mqo gene encoding malate dehydrogenase (quinone) — MSQSLTSRTPKPKYDVVLIGGGIMSATLATLLHEFDPNLEIAIFERLGRFAKESTAAWNNAGTGHSAFCELNYTPEKPDGTIDISKAESIAEQFEISKQFWSYLLTKGYIQEPKDFINSCPHMSLVFGEKDAEYLKKRHDKMSESVLFNGMQFSTDHDKLREWIPLVMSKRNESEIMAATKMDMGTDVNFGSLTRKMGRHLLEDSNVEVFLYHEVKDIDPRENGQWEMKVKDRIHNHKQEVVADFVFIGAGGYALPLLDSSDIKESEGYGGFPVSGEWLVTHNPELVEKHQAKVYTQATVDAPPMSVPHLDLRIIDGKKALLFGPFAGFSTKFLKEGSYLDLPESVNTKNIRSLFGAWWHNIPLTKYLVQQVAMTKAQRIQHLREFVKDANEADWELKVAGQRVQVIKKDEKDGGKLEFGTEVVVNKSGTIASLLGASPGASTAAYAMLNVLERCFPEKLNGEWKDKLLEMIPSYGQKLAGNPELTEKVRTYTKEKLGLEY, encoded by the coding sequence ATGTCACAATCGCTTACAAGCAGAACGCCGAAACCAAAATACGACGTTGTACTAATAGGTGGCGGAATTATGAGTGCCACTTTAGCTACATTATTACACGAGTTTGATCCCAATCTTGAGATCGCAATCTTCGAAAGGCTTGGCAGGTTTGCTAAAGAAAGTACCGCAGCCTGGAATAATGCAGGTACCGGACACTCCGCTTTTTGTGAGCTTAATTATACTCCCGAAAAACCGGACGGAACAATAGATATTTCAAAAGCAGAAAGCATTGCAGAACAGTTTGAGATCTCAAAACAGTTTTGGTCATATTTATTGACTAAAGGATATATTCAGGAGCCAAAAGATTTCATTAATTCTTGTCCGCACATGAGTTTGGTATTTGGTGAAAAAGATGCTGAATATTTAAAAAAACGTCACGATAAAATGTCAGAATCTGTTTTGTTTAACGGAATGCAGTTTTCCACAGATCACGACAAGTTAAGAGAATGGATTCCTTTGGTGATGAGCAAAAGAAATGAATCTGAAATAATGGCTGCCACCAAAATGGATATGGGAACAGATGTAAATTTTGGTTCTTTAACAAGAAAAATGGGAAGACATTTGTTGGAAGATTCTAATGTTGAGGTGTTCCTTTATCACGAAGTGAAAGATATTGACCCAAGAGAAAACGGACAATGGGAAATGAAGGTGAAAGACAGAATTCACAATCACAAACAGGAAGTGGTTGCAGATTTTGTGTTTATCGGAGCCGGAGGTTACGCACTTCCATTATTAGACAGTTCGGATATTAAAGAAAGTGAAGGTTACGGTGGATTCCCCGTTTCAGGAGAATGGTTGGTAACGCATAATCCTGAATTGGTGGAAAAACATCAGGCTAAAGTTTACACGCAGGCAACTGTAGATGCACCGCCAATGTCGGTTCCACATTTAGATTTAAGAATTATTGATGGTAAAAAAGCATTGCTTTTTGGTCCATTTGCAGGGTTTTCAACAAAATTCCTGAAAGAAGGAAGTTATCTTGACCTTCCCGAAAGTGTTAATACTAAAAACATCAGATCTTTATTCGGAGCTTGGTGGCATAATATTCCGTTAACGAAATATCTTGTGCAGCAGGTTGCCATGACAAAGGCTCAAAGAATACAGCATTTGAGAGAATTTGTTAAAGATGCCAACGAAGCAGATTGGGAATTGAAAGTGGCCGGACAAAGAGTTCAGGTCATCAAAAAAGATGAAAAAGACGGTGGAAAGTTAGAATTTGGAACCGAAGTCGTTGTCAATAAGAGCGGAACTATCGCTTCATTATTAGGAGCATCTCCCGGAGCATCCACAGCGGCTTACGCAATGTTGAATGTTCTTGAAAGATGCTTCCCGGAAAAGCTTAATGGAGAATGGAAAGATAAATTATTGGAAATGATTCCTTCTTACGGACAAAAATTAGCCGGAAATCCTGAGCTTACAGAAAAGGTAAGAACTTATACAAAAGAAAAATTAGGATTAGAATATTAA
- a CDS encoding GMC family oxidoreductase N-terminal domain-containing protein translates to MNRKKFIQSSFLAVGGFYFLNSNLFKATQPKINEQKETEAPIIIIGSGYGGAVSALRLCEAGKKVLMLEMGLNWEKSGIPFSNLLKPGKSSAWLRKKTIAPFMNLFNLTPFTGALDRIEFENINIWMGRGVGGGSLVNGGMAVTPKEAYFKEVFPNLDAEKFYNFYFPLARKELKVNVIDEQFLKDCPYYKFTRVGEEEAHKAGFKTMRVPNVYDFKYMEKEYKNEVPRSALNTEVIYGNNHGKNSLDKTYLKKALDTGNLEILDLHYVDNIKLNADKTYTLNAQNINTSGDVVAEKVFHCKKLIMAAGTMGTLKLLLRSNAINDFPIGQNVGKNWGNNGNFMTGRNFVNPLHGGTGTEQSTIPVGGVDNWDDKEHTFFTEIAPLPMGMDVATALYLLINKVDKKGQVSYNKTNKKLVLDWDKTHTEKMKENADYFIKKMNKANGGTRAHLLFDNGFGADICYHPLGGCVLGEATNKYGKLKEHDNLYVLDGSLIPGTIGVNPFVTIVAISEYCIENLIKQNEFA, encoded by the coding sequence ATGAACAGAAAAAAATTTATCCAATCCAGCTTTCTTGCCGTTGGCGGTTTTTATTTTTTAAATTCCAATCTTTTTAAGGCAACACAACCGAAAATTAATGAGCAGAAGGAAACTGAAGCTCCAATTATCATTATCGGTTCCGGATATGGCGGTGCAGTTTCTGCGCTAAGACTTTGTGAGGCCGGAAAAAAAGTGCTCATGTTGGAAATGGGGCTAAACTGGGAGAAATCAGGAATTCCTTTTTCTAATTTACTTAAACCTGGGAAAAGTTCGGCATGGCTGAGAAAGAAAACCATTGCTCCGTTTATGAATCTCTTCAATTTAACTCCTTTCACAGGAGCTTTGGATAGAATAGAATTTGAAAACATCAACATTTGGATGGGAAGAGGTGTTGGCGGAGGATCTTTGGTAAACGGCGGTATGGCTGTAACTCCAAAGGAAGCTTATTTCAAAGAGGTTTTTCCTAACCTTGACGCCGAAAAATTCTATAATTTCTATTTTCCATTAGCTCGAAAAGAACTTAAAGTAAATGTAATTGATGAGCAGTTTTTAAAAGACTGTCCTTACTATAAATTTACAAGAGTCGGTGAAGAAGAAGCGCACAAAGCAGGCTTTAAAACAATGAGAGTTCCGAATGTGTATGATTTTAAATACATGGAAAAGGAATATAAAAATGAAGTTCCGCGTTCTGCACTGAATACTGAAGTGATCTATGGAAATAATCACGGTAAAAACAGTTTAGATAAAACCTACCTTAAAAAAGCTCTAGACACAGGAAACCTTGAGATCCTTGATCTTCATTACGTTGATAATATCAAACTTAATGCAGATAAAACCTATACTCTGAATGCTCAAAACATCAATACCTCAGGCGATGTTGTGGCTGAAAAAGTTTTTCATTGTAAAAAACTGATTATGGCTGCCGGCACAATGGGAACCTTAAAACTTCTACTTCGTTCTAATGCGATTAACGATTTTCCGATTGGTCAAAACGTAGGAAAGAACTGGGGAAATAATGGAAACTTTATGACGGGAAGAAACTTTGTAAATCCTCTTCATGGAGGAACAGGTACTGAGCAATCTACAATTCCTGTAGGTGGCGTAGATAATTGGGATGATAAAGAACATACATTCTTCACAGAAATTGCACCTCTCCCGATGGGAATGGATGTAGCCACAGCTTTATACTTACTCATCAACAAAGTAGACAAAAAAGGGCAGGTTTCTTATAATAAAACCAATAAAAAACTTGTCTTAGACTGGGATAAGACCCACACCGAAAAGATGAAAGAAAATGCTGATTATTTCATCAAAAAAATGAATAAAGCCAATGGAGGTACAAGAGCACATCTTCTTTTTGACAACGGTTTTGGGGCAGATATCTGCTATCATCCACTCGGAGGTTGTGTATTAGGAGAAGCAACCAACAAATATGGAAAGTTAAAAGAACATGATAACCTGTATGTTTTAGATGGTTCTTTGATTCCCGGGACGATTGGAGTGAATCCTTTTGTGACGATTGTTGCCATTTCAGAATATTGTATTGAAAATCTTATTAAACAAAATGAATTTGCTTAG
- a CDS encoding DUF1684 domain-containing protein — protein MKRYILIMLMFPLFVFSQKMVSKDVMEVKKFQEELNAEYLNSKETPLRGDNFTNFKGHPFFPFSPKYKVNAKFIKTKNPKPFDLPTSSGKTKSYREYGKATFELDGKSYTLTLYQSLDLIKQKKYKDYLFLPFHDLTNEKETYGGGKYMDLTIPKGNTIVLDFNKSYQPFCAYNAYDYNCPIVPEENKLPVEIRAGVMYEDIYHH, from the coding sequence ATGAAAAGATACATATTGATAATGTTGATGTTTCCATTGTTTGTTTTCTCTCAAAAAATGGTTTCAAAAGATGTGATGGAGGTGAAGAAATTTCAGGAAGAGCTGAATGCAGAATATCTTAATTCCAAGGAAACGCCTTTGCGTGGAGATAATTTCACCAATTTCAAAGGTCATCCTTTCTTTCCTTTTAGCCCCAAATATAAGGTCAATGCAAAATTTATAAAGACTAAAAATCCAAAGCCTTTTGATCTTCCAACATCATCCGGAAAAACAAAATCTTACAGAGAATACGGGAAAGCAACTTTTGAGCTGGACGGAAAATCCTATACTTTAACCTTATACCAAAGCTTAGATTTAATCAAACAAAAAAAATACAAGGATTATCTTTTCCTTCCTTTCCACGATCTGACGAATGAAAAAGAAACCTACGGCGGCGGAAAATATATGGATCTCACCATTCCGAAAGGAAATACAATTGTACTGGATTTTAATAAGTCTTATCAGCCATTTTGCGCTTATAATGCTTACGACTATAATTGCCCGATCGTTCCTGAGGAGAATAAATTACCTGTGGAAATTCGCGCAGGAGTTATGTATGAAGACATTTATCATCATTAA
- a CDS encoding GNAT family N-acetyltransferase, with protein MVKLNFFKREDFSEVSYILDEVQSKYTSTAEFALNRIKERNTGLEFPITIFEDEKAAGFFTLDFGEDKLDLTDNPNSTLLRSLSINPKFQGKGIGKASMIQIDDFVKENFKNCDEIVLAVNQNNNSAYDLYIKVGYKFDGKTRIGRSGPQRLMYKKL; from the coding sequence ATGGTCAAGTTAAATTTTTTCAAAAGGGAAGACTTTTCAGAAGTTAGTTATATATTGGATGAGGTTCAGTCAAAATATACATCCACAGCAGAATTTGCTTTAAATAGAATAAAAGAACGCAATACCGGTTTAGAATTTCCGATAACCATTTTTGAGGATGAAAAAGCGGCCGGTTTTTTCACATTAGATTTCGGAGAAGACAAACTTGACCTTACAGATAACCCAAATTCCACTTTGTTGAGGTCTTTATCAATCAATCCAAAATTTCAAGGTAAAGGAATTGGAAAAGCTTCTATGATTCAGATTGATGATTTTGTAAAAGAAAATTTCAAAAACTGTGACGAAATTGTGTTGGCCGTGAATCAAAATAATAACTCCGCTTATGATCTCTATATCAAAGTAGGATATAAGTTTGATGGCAAAACAAGAATTGGAAGAAGTGGTCCACAGCGTTTGATGTACAAAAAACTTTGA